ATGTAAAccatacatatataagtaATATAAGCTAGGCTATAGTGGGCTGGCATACCACGTTATACGAGAGCGCACATGTCTTGGCCACTCTGCTCTAAAATGACACAATAACATCAGAAAGAGAGTCCACTATCATTGAAGATATTGTAGCCTAGCGGTCTTCGGCCCATTCATTTTCACGTCTAATGGCGGCTTCCTCCTCTGGGGTGAAGTCGTTGACGATGTTAAACGTTCTTCTTATTTCCTCGGGAGACCTGCCCCGGATCATCTCGGCAACGACTTTGCAACCTGCATCCAGCAATGGCTTAATGTTTAGGTAATTTGCCGCCAGGATGATTTCGTACAGCATCTCCTGGTCCACTTTCAGGAACTCTCTGTCCCATGAGTCCACGGGGGCACTCTTTCTGGAGTCATCGTCGTCTTCGTCGGGGAAATTGGAGTCCCTGTGGTGTTCTGCCCATTCGATAACCTTCTGCAGAACAGAGGACCGAACATTGGGCACGGGCATCACGATctcgtcatcgtcattttcgtcgtcatcgtcaccattgttgttgtctttGCTTTTGTGGTTCATCTCTGAGTCTGAGTCCGAGTCCGAGTCTGAGTTGTTCTGTAGGTTGCTGTCATGCATATCGTTCAAgtagtttttcaatagcAGGGACCTTTCCGCGATTTTTTTGTCCACGGTGAATCTTTCACCCTCCCCACTCACTAAAACCACACTAGAAGCTACCATATCTGCGCTGTGTCCGTTGATTTGTTGCTGTGCTGTATATAACGTCTGTACTTTCTGTTTTTTACTAGTTGTCCCACTGCTTCTCTGACTTGCCATTCACACTCTTCTTCcccttctcttctttttccacAAGACGCCGGGGATAACGCCGCAGGGTAATGCCGTGGCATTTGTATTACACACTGAAATATATTAAATGGTACGCTATTTATCCTACTGGTAGTGCCAGTATTTATTTAAGCATCACCTCTTGAAGCCGTACGAGCTGGAGACGCCAAAGTTGCTGTACACGCTGGCACTCAGGTCGTCCAGTGGCTGTACGGAGTCTAAAGTGGCTAGGTATTCGTTCACGCCGCCACCGTGGGCCGATCCTGGCGCGGTTTGGAGCATTTCTTGGCAACAGTCCTTGATTGACATGGTGAAAACGGCCATTTGGTAGTATTGCTGATCCTCTTGGCCCGGCTTCTTCTTGGCCATGGTCTTCGCGCCGACTTTGTTCATTATAAAATGGAACGATTCGTTTATCAGCGATTCCAACACTATGGATGTTACCGTGCTTTCGATGCACTGGGTCAGTTCGTTTATCAGTTGCTTGAAAATCAAGGTGTTGGTGTGGAAGCTTTCTAGCGCTTCCGGATCAAGCGTTTGCGAAAGTAGGAACTCTTGCTCGCTAGAGGTTTTGGGTAGGAAAATCGAAAGAAGGCTgtcattgttttcttggaaTATTTGGGAATTGATATTCTGGAAAATCTTTGTGAGGCGCGAACTAAATTCTTCTAGCGTTAAAGTGTCCCTTGGGTTTACGCCGCTAAACTCAATTTCGATTTGGTTGGTGATTATTTCATTGTAGTGCAGCCAACCCTTGTTCAAGATCCACCAGGACAGTGACAGGAAGGCTTGCTCGTTGATATACACCTCTTGGCCGTCCATTTTTGTATCTTTTGCTGCCGTTGCATCACTCATCTTCTCCTCCGGATTGCTCCACCATGATGTAACCCAGTTATATAGCCTGCTGTTGAGCTTGTTGGAGTTTTCTTGCTCCATGGTAAGTTTTATCGCAGAGTCCAGATACTCGTTTCTTGTCAGGATATTTAGTTGTAGTCTTGTTAAAAGAATCAATGAGGACACTGTGTATGTCACTGTTGTCAGCTTAATCAAACTCTTTAGTTCCAACTCATTCCATAATTCAGCTTTCGTCTTCAATGGTGAACTCTCTATGCTTTTGACAGACTTTTCCCTAGTGGTATGGTTTTTCTGGTCCTTTAATTGAGTAATGATACTATCTAAATCCAAATTGCTTTCATTCAGAACCATCTCCCATACCGGCAGTAGCTCATATATCGTGTACAATGAATCCTCCTGCGTCTGCTCAAATCTTCTCTTGATCTGCTCCTTAATAAAGTGCTGTTCGGTAATCCGCAACTGCTGTTTATACAGCCACCTCTTCACGAAGAACACTACCACCGACCCTGTAGTGAACAAAGCAGCTATCCCAGTCAACGAAATGAGTAACTTTCCTCGATGTCTCTGCAGAAGCGAGCGtgatctttgatttgggGGCATTGTCTGGTGGTTTTTCCTACTTATTATTGTGTTTCTCATCGAACGAAGGCTGGTACTACCCACTTCAACAGCATACCCCATGCTTTATTCGAGTCAAATAATACCCTTGTCACTCTATACGAACACTAGATGTCAGGaatttcaaggaaaaagggaagtatatatatatatatataaactcTGCTACTGGCACCAGCATCCCAGTCTACAATTCCCTGTTAGTGTCACTACTTCATACTTCAGGCTTACAGATCACTACGTGCAACAATAGTAACTAATTTTTACTACATGTCGGCGGGAAAGACAGACGAGTTCATGGCCATCACGGGCGCTGATGACGCCGCTATTGCCACCCAATTCATAGAAATGGCTGACGGTAACTTGGACACTGCCATATCGttgttttttgaaaacggTGGGGCTGCCTTGCTGAGCAGCAACAATACCCCTGCCCCATCTAATTCCGCTTCAACCGCTACTGTTTCTGCAGACGCAGATGCAGATGCGCAATTAGCTGAGAGATTACAGAGGGAAGCTtatcaacagcaacaacatGACGAAGATTATGTTAGGCCACCTGATGAGGCAAGGCATGAAGT
This is a stretch of genomic DNA from Saccharomyces kudriavzevii IFO 1802 strain IFO1802 genome assembly, chromosome: 4. It encodes these proteins:
- the SKP1 gene encoding SCF ubiquitin ligase subunit SKP1 (similar to Saccharomyces cerevisiae SKP1 (YDR328C); ancestral locus Anc_5.371) — protein: MVASSVVLVSGEGERFTVDKKIAERSLLLKNYLNDMHDSNLQNNSDSDSDSDSEMNHKSKDNNNGDDDDENDDDEIVMPVPNVRSSVLQKVIEWAEHHRDSNFPDEDDDDSRKSAPVDSWDREFLKVDQEMLYEIILAANYLNIKPLLDAGCKVVAEMIRGRSPEEIRRTFNIVNDFTPEEEAAIRRENEWAEDR
- the PEX3 gene encoding Pex3p (similar to Saccharomyces cerevisiae PEX3 (YDR329C); ancestral locus Anc_5.372): MPPNQRSRSLLQRHRGKLLISLTGIAALFTTGSVVVFFVKRWLYKQQLRITEQHFIKEQIKRRFEQTQEDSLYTIYELLPVWEMVLNESNLDLDSIITQLKDQKNHTTREKSVKSIESSPLKTKAELWNELELKSLIKLTTVTYTVSSLILLTRLQLNILTRNEYLDSAIKLTMEQENSNKLNSRLYNWVTSWWSNPEEKMSDATAAKDTKMDGQEVYINEQAFLSLSWWILNKGWLHYNEIITNQIEIEFSGVNPRDTLTLEEFSSRLTKIFQNINSQIFQENNDSLLSIFLPKTSSEQEFLLSQTLDPEALESFHTNTLIFKQLINELTQCIESTVTSIVLESLINESFHFIMNKVGAKTMAKKKPGQEDQQYYQMAVFTMSIKDCCQEMLQTAPGSAHGGGVNEYLATLDSVQPLDDLSASVYSNFGVSSSYGFKR